CTGTTGTTTTGCCTTCTTCAGACTTGGCATGTTCCGTAATCGTGCTGTCCCCTTCAAGTAGCCGTTCCGATGCCATTGGGTGAGGTGGAAGCTCATCCGTAATTTCAGGTGGCTGAATATCTGCTTTCGCTTCCGGCTCACCTCTTTCTTCGGCAGCAGTAGCCTCAACAGCAGGTTTAGTTTCGACCTGAGCTGCAGTTCCGGCTGCTGGTGCTGCTTCTTCAGTGTGTGCCTGCATTTCCTCCGTCGTTTTGGCTTCTGCTTGAGGTTCAACTATTTCAACTAAGGCTTTGGTATCCTCAGATATATCGGTTAAGGGAGAAGGTCGGGCAACTGGCCCTTCCACTGTGGCTTTGCATTCTTCAGGCTTGGCATGTTCCGTAATCGTGCTGTCCCCTTCAAGTAGCCCTCCCGTCGCCATTGGGTGAAGTGGAAGCTCATCCGTAATTTCAGGTGGCTGAATATCTGCTTTGGCTTCcggctcacctctttcttctgcAGTAGTAGCCTCAACAAGAAGTTTACTTTGGACCTGAGCTGCGGTTTCGGCTGCTGGTGCTGCTTCTTCAGTTGGTGCCTGAATTTCCTCGGTCGTTTTGGCTTGAGGTTCAACTACTTCAACTAAGGCTTTGCTACTCTCAGATATATCGGCTAAGGGACAAGGTGGGGCCACTGGCCCTTCCGCTGTTGAtttgttttcttcagacttcccatgttctgcaagcgtgctGGAAAGGTCTTCCGTAATTTCAGGTGGCTGAATATCTGCTTTCGCTTCCGACTCACGTCTTTCTTCTGCCGCAGTAGCCTCAACAGCAGGTTTAGTTTCGACCTGAGCTGTAGTTTCGGCTGCTGGTGCTGCTTCTTCTGTAAGTGCTAGCCTTTCCTCCGTCGTTTTGGCTTCTGCTTGAGGTTCAACTACTTCAACTAAGGCTTTGGTATCCTCAGATATATCGGTTAAGGGAGAAGGTACCTGCATCTCCTCAGTCCTTTTGGCTTCTGCTTGAGGTTCAGCTACTTCAACTAAGGCTCTGTTTTCCTCAGATATATCGGTTGAGGGACAAGGTGCGCCAACTGGTCCTTCCGCTGTTGGTTTGGTTTCTTTAGGCTTCGTATGTTCCGTAATCGCGCTGTCCCCTTCAATTAGTCCTACTGTCACCCTTGGTTGAAGGGAAAGGTCGCCCGTAATTCCAGGTGGCTGAATATCTGCTTTCGCTTCCGGCATACCTCTTTCTTCTACAGTAGTAGCCTCAACAGCCGGTTTAGTTTCGATCTGACCTGCAGTTTcggctgctgctggtgctgcttctTCAGTGCGTGCCTGAATTTCCTCCGTCATTTTGGCTTCTGCTTGAGGTTCAGCTACTTCAACTAAGGCTTTGGTATCCTCAGATATATCGGCTAAGGGACAAGGTGGGGCAACTGGCCCTTCCGCTGTTGATTTGGTTTCTTCAGGCTTCGCGTGTTCCGCAAGCGTGCTGGAAAGGTCGTCCGTAATTTCAGGTGGCTGAATATCTGCTTTCGCTTCcggctcacctctttcttctgtAGCAGTAGCCTCAACAGCAGGTTTAGTTTCGACCTGAGCTGCAGTTTCGGCTGGTGGTGCTGCTTCTTCAGTTGGTGCCTGAATTTCCTCGGTCGTTTTGGCTTGAGGTTCAACTACTTCAACTAAGGCTTTGCTACTCTCAGATATATCGGCTAAGGAACAAGGTGGGGCCACTGGCCCTTCCGCTGTTGAtttgttttcttcagacttcgcATGTTCCGCAAGCGTGCTGGAAAGGTCTTCCGTAATTTCAGGTGGCTGAATATCTGCTTTCGCTTCCGACTCACGTCTTTCTTCTGCCGCAGTAGCCTCAACAGCAGGTTTAGTTTCGACCTGAGCTGCAGTTTCGGCTGCTGGTGCTGCTTCTTCAGTAAGTGCTAGCCTTTCCTCCGTCGTTTTGGCTTCTGCTTGAGGTTCAACTACTTCAACTAAGGCTTTGATGTCCTCAGATATATCGGTTAAGGGAGAAGGTACCTGCATCTCCTCAGTCCTTTTGGCTTCTGCTTGAGGTTCAGCTACTTCAACTAAGGCTCTGTTTTCCTCAGATATATCGGTTGAGGGACAAGGTGCGGCAACTGGTCCTTCCGCTGTTGGTTTGGTTTCTTTAGGCTTCGTATGTTCCGTAATCGCGCTGTCCCCTTCAATTAGTCCTACTGTCACCCTTGGTTGAAGGGAAAGGTCGCCCGTAATTCCAGGTGGCTGAATATCTGCTTTCGCTTCCGGCATACCTCTTTCTTCTACAGTAGTAGCCTCAACAGCCGGTTTAGTTTCGATCTGACCTGCAGtttcgctgctgctggtgctgcttctTCAGTGCGTGCCTGAATTTCCTCCGTCATTTTGGCTTCTGCTTGAGGTTCAGCTACTTCAACTAAGGCTTTGGTATCCTCAGATATATCGGCTAAGGGACAAGGTGGGGCAACTGGCCCTTCCGCTGTTGATTTGGTTTCTTCAGGCTTCGCGTGTTCCGCAAGCGTGCTGGAAAGGTCGTCCAGTAATTTCAGGTGGCTGAATATCTGCTTTCGCTTCcggctcacctctttcttctgtAGCAGTAGCCTCAACAGCAGGTTTAGTTTCGACCTGAGCTGCAGTTTCGGCTGTTGGTGCTGCTTCTTCAGTTGGTGCCTGAATTTCCTCGGTCGTTTTGGCTTGAGGTTCAACTACTTCAACTAAGGCTTTGCTACTCTCAGATATATCGGCTAAGGGACAAGGTGGGGCAACTGGCCCTTCCGCTGTTGAtttgttttcttcagacttcgcATGTTCCGCAAGCGTGGTGGAAAGGTCGTCCGTAATTTCAGGTGGCTGAATATCTGCTTTCGCTTCCGGCTCACGTCTTTCTTCTGCCGCAGTAGCCTCAACAGCAGGTTTAGTTTCGACCTGAGCTGCAGTTTCGGCTGCTGGTGCTGCTTCTTCAGTAAGTGCTAGCCTTTCCTCCGTCGTTTTGGCTTCTGCTTGAGGTTCAACTACTTCAACTAAGGCTTTGGTATCCTCAGATATATCGGTTAAGGAAGAAGGTACCTGCATCTCCTCAGTCCTTTTGGCTTCTGCTTGAGGTTCAGCTACTTCAACTAAGGCTCTGTTTTCCTCAGATATATCGGTTGAGGGACAAGGTGCGGCAACTGGTCCTTCCGCTGTTGGTTTGGTTTCTTTAGGCTTCGTATGTTCCTATAATCGCGCTGTCCCCTTCAATTAGTCCTACTGTCACCCTTGGTCGAAGGGAAAGGTCGCCCGTAATTCCAGGTGGCTGAATATCTGCTTTCGCTTCCGGCATACCTCTTTCTTCTACAGCAGTAGCCTCAACAGCCGGTTTAGTTTCGATCTGACCTGCAGTTTcggctgctgctggtgctgcttctTCAGTGCGTGCCTGAATTTCCTCCGTCATTTTGGCTTCTGCTTGAGGTTCAGCTATTTCAACTAAGGCTTTGGTATCCTCAGATATATCGGCTAAGGGACAAGGTGCGGCAACTGGCCCTTCCGCTGTTGGTTTGGTTTCATCGGGCTTCGCATGTTCCGTATTCATGCTGTCCCCTTCAATTAGCCCTGCTGTCGTCCTTGGTTGAAGTGAAAGGTCGTCCGTAATTTCAGGTGGCTGAATATCTGCTTTAGCTTCCGGCTGACCTCTTTCTTCCGCAGCAGTAGCCTCAACCGGCGCTTTAGTTTCCACCTGAGCTGCACTTGGAAATGTGGCTTCCTCGCGGGCCTGATTTTCCACTGCTGCAGCAACTTCACATGCTAGTGAAGGCTCTTCAGTTTGAGAAGAAATTAGTTGGTTACGTTTAGCTTCAGCCTCAACTTCATTATCAAGTTTTTCTATGTGAGCTGAACCTTTCACTGATGTCTGAATTTCAAATGATTGGGGTTCGACTCCTTGCACAGATTCCTTTCCTTCTTCGGACTTTAGTTGGCGACTTGGTGATGTCTCTGCGAACGTTGTTGAACTAAGGGCTGTCTTTGTAGTTTCTTCGggtatttcttcttcttcaggCCCGAAAAGAGGTCCTGCAAAAATCGGAGTTTTCTGAGAAGTTTCGTCATGCGCGGCGCGAATGGATCTAtcagccttgcaaatttcgacaaGTGCTGATGCGTCCAGCTTCTGCCTTTCTTGCCGGCTTTGGAGCTGGTCTGTTGACAATAGAGGTGAGGTAATAACCACGTCTGTAGCTTCAGTTTTGTCTTGATCATGCCTGCTGAGGAGGTCTGTCGGCTGGTATTCCGGCTCAGAGTCGAGTTGCCCAATTTTAACGGCAGGAGCCGAAGCGTAATACTCCTCCGCTGGTACTTCTGTATCTGCAGATGAAAACATGTACGTTAGAAGAGAAAGAAACTACAGCGGCAGCGGATGATCTGGGAAATTTGAATGTTGTTTATTGTTCAATAAAGTCGATCCCGCCAGACAAAAAACAAACCTATACCATGCAATCCACGCAAAGCTGTTGAGAGTGCCActaaaaagtagcagtttcgcccgaaaggcgaagcatcgattgcgatggcaaattagtggacagctataccaagtaaaggtagtagttttatcctcattataaacttgcaaacattcgctaattaaattaacaagcacggtgtcacgcgcgcacaggtaaacataacacatctcgctcgatgaccgcggaaactggctgtcaaaacgctggagtgagaaagcgcggtggcagcagagagctaattgaccttcgtgctgtccctcgcttcaacgcgaactaaacgtcggaagcacagcgcatacgaagctaccggcacttagcgtggcgtactttgtccacatcggaGATCACttccgcgcgggcgcgcactttgtccaagtcgcagatcgcttttaagatacggcggCCGTGCCGTAAGCAGTAGCTGCCAGAgtagaatcccccccccccccccccccccccccgctacctACCTCGCCCACCCCCCGTGCCTCACATACGACAGAAGACGTGGCGCTTTCGCCCCGTCTCCCtctttcgcgcgcgcgagattgagccgcgatcgtcggctgaccctcaaaagctttcactcgcacatacagcgtacggcgcgggCGACGATGTTAACGTGTTAGGAATTTACACGGAACATTAGGGCGACGGCGACAGTAGagatgcacttggagtgtccatataactgctaccgcaataaaagcaCTCAAGTAGTGCATcagaaaaaaaagctttctcagctgtatagacttggacatgcagcagcaccggcaacgcgcagaactgttgtcgacgccgccggcgttttgcccgcgttcgctcaaaatgcgtgcggcgttggtgactgttgccggagcctctgatataaacagcacttggtgccgcagctaaacgtcgcctcccttccctgcccctccccccctcccccacagcctttcgcgtgtcggaaaaaggtacgtttactctacatatatggtgattgtagaggaggaaagagacgcctacttctgcagcccttaagggagcatagcgcagaacgcgcgtttgttctccgccgtgcgttcactccccgtgaaagcgcgcgtccctcgcgccctttcactcgcacatacagcgttcggctatcccttcttttggcgctgagccgtgctccctcaagggctgcagaagatagcgccaacctttccctttccctcaagaaccacttatcatcatcatcccttctttcgctcccacaaaaaacgtgggcagcttgcactagtggtgcaaggctggagtaaacagcggagctggtgattgacctagcttttcttccaggttttactaggcttggctaagttttgctagaaaaTGCTAAGTGGCTGCTAGGCAccgtattccgaatcggctcgccgccaacGCAAAGATTCTCGCTACCGTTGTAAACGCTACCGTTGTAAAAGAAAGGTAGGTGCACACATACTTTTCCACGTTACAATACTCCAATAAGGCTGTGCTACCGTCCTGCCTCGGACTCATCGTCTTGTCTGTAGCGGTGGCCAATTGATCGCGTGAGCGTAGGTGCCCACTTCTCACCCCGCACAAACCGTCGCACGGCTCCGAGTCACACGTGGCTCCCGTAGACTGAGGGTGTGTCCCAATTCGTTCCAGCTGTAAAGGCTATCTAATTTGGCGTAAAAGAAAGACGGCTTCTTTTTTCTGTGTTCGAAAGCCTTGACATCAGAGGAGAGTTGCGACTCGGTCTGGGTGGTATGGCACTTTCGGAAGTTAACGGAACTGGACCAGTGCGAAAAGACAGAACGCAGTTTCGGGTTACACACTCCTTTGGGCATTGATGTCGAGAACTCAGCGCCATTTGGCATCCAAAACTTCTCTAAATCGCACAGTTACTGCAATGCTCCTAAAACATTCGTGGGAATAaaaaatgccggcagatcccacgccctgtgggaatagatgttatgcgaagcagtgtgcggggagcctaccaagtgaacgacgaaacgaccatgagagcaccaagatgtaggcggcttttcatgacctacatgacatgcatgtcattaaattccatgtcatgagtcctcagcagtccctttagctacacctaagggaCCTTAATTAatgtgaaagccttagtcatgctaaTGAGTGACTTCGAccccatcaacctttagccttttactccacttagtaccacacccgaacccattccattgttttttgagtgttaatctttttttcgctgagtcattgccatttttgctgagtcatgctcatgaccgacttttaccaccatcctttagtgtttgcttcacatagtacccacgtccgaacccatttcagtggttttgagtgttaatcttttttcgctgggtcattgtcatttttgctcagtcatgctcatgactatgacttctaccatcatcctttagtgtttccttcacttagtgcccacgtccgaaccatttccagtggtttttgagtgattaatctttttttcgctgagtcatgctcatgaatatcacttctaccaacatcctttagtgtgtccttcacttagtacccacgtccaaacccatttcggtggtttttaagtgttaatctttttcgctgggtaattgtcatgacctacatgaaacgcatgtcgtgacatttaTGTCCCGACCTTTCACttctgttcgtcatacactcatgtcatactatgccaattttggtacctaccacgttaacgaaaggaccatgagagcatcaagacgtaggcggctgtttcatgacctacatgacacgcatgtcatgacatgtcatgacatgaattcaTCAGGTTATTATTGTGTTATTATTATCAGGTTATTATTAGGTTATTATTACTTGTTATTGTGTTTCCGTTGTTCAACACGGCACGAGACATTTCGTACTTTAAAAAAATTTCTCGCTCAACCACAATTTTACCATGTTGAATAAGGCGTGAAATCGCTAAACGTAGCACATGCCGCGCGTACGCTTAGCGGCGACTGACAAGCGGATTCCTCGTGTATCTGCGAAGTGAGTTTAAGTAAGGTGGACGCTTTACATTgcacgggagaaaaaaaattcaattcaattgtggggttttacgtgccaaaaccacgatctgattaggaggcacgccgtagtgggggaccatGGAATAACTTGGACCTCCtgtggttgtttaacgtgcacctaaatagaaatacacgggtgttttcaaaTCCTATTCATGTTCTATGCATTGCCGGTTTCGTCTACCAAACCAGCCTACCATGCCTGTTTCGCCTTTAACCACTTAGCAAACACCGGTGACAAATTCGGGCCCAGTACTTTATAAACtactaaagcaaataaaaaaagggAATTGAATTGAAACAATAGCTTCAAACATTTGTTAGCACGGTTATTAAGTATCGCGAGAAAAAATTAcgaggggtcccttatgctacaactaagacgatttaaaggcgaaagcccgagcgctgctaactcaatgacacgacgaccactttttgctgagtcatcttcactccgaacccTTATTTTGCAAAATCAATTTTGctagtcatccttatttcacgaaactcggaccgtgactcagcacttattTTTGCTGACACATCGTCACCATGAACCCATATTAtgtagtcatttttgcaagtcatgttTTTTGCAAGTGACCCATcttatgattcaccaaactcgagccatgggcactataacgtaaaatgattccaaactgttgtgattccaaactcctgacgtcaaatttacgtaaccactgacgcaagcatttgacggtgacccgcagcgttgtctgaacaacccaatcaaacactctcctggtttataagaggtcacctttgttcgcttccaaaacgaataacattgtgtacaatcagcggtttttcttatctaattgggtgacaagaggcgaggatcacgctctagtggaaagggtttcgatgggaccaagccagcgcagtgaaaatagataaccgcatgacgagggtggtgccggcttctcggattggtccgcttcgtcttacgttacttagcttgcggtggctggtcgaaaatcgcggcggcatgcaacggaaggataagaatgccgctaaaacggagcctcagcaaggaagagtaggcacagcgatgtcgtatgcatgtcgaaagggctcgataaccttttactgccacgcaaaaaaggtttatcaaGCGCAAATAGAAAtattacatgctcaccggcaggtgcgagtagcgagggcctgagcgatcggcgggcagccatcttctattcctttcggaacggggcagtctgtggctattcagaaaatttttcagttttgttcggcatattaatgcatttttttcgcgtacacgtcacgttgacgtggtgagttttcgtggttttgtgaggtcacgtgacagacaggcgaagcgagcggagccagaaaacattggaccaatagcagagggctaatggtgaaaaggcgttgaatcaggaatgattatttttcttttgtgcggtttaatcatgcataatcagtgtgtacacgtaatatcagatggggagctatcgcggttttcgtgacgtcgcgtgacagacaggcgaagttgggagtggtccgaaaatgttttgaccaattgtggaggcTGGTTGCAtaaattggaatcaaaacggtttggaatcattttacattatagcgccccatgACACAGCACTTTCTTTGCTGTGTCACTCTCACTTGAACcttcaaatctcacatatatgtTTTGCAGGttactcccccactccataacctcttgattcacacttgattcactttTGATTccccctatcactgcttggttcaccttcattcactatCATCTCGGTATTACTTTCATCACGCTTGGTTTGCTCTGTTAGTCCAAATTTCATCACTCCATCACTCTTGATGGAGTGACTCCAtgactcttgattcaccctatcaccacttgattcaccttcattcccTCTTAATTGCATCTCATTTGCTCTTCACTAttttagctcactctatctcactATTACCTAGGTTTCTTTGACTCCtgtcacccaactaaaccccttttgttccccatcaattcactcttaattcacctctctgtacacccaatttttatcattatcattaccatcataaccatacttacacCCATTACTATCATTAATTGTCAGTTCATGACACCTTTTCGGAGTTTTCGACCCATTTTTTGCGCTTTGTCATACTACTTATCATAAGTAATTGATTATCATGATCATTTATCCATATTTATATTCatcatgtaattacctatcgattgatacataatgttatggggtttgtaatTATGTTAAGGCGTTATCGATGTTTTTTACATAATCTTCCGATTTTTGGAACCACTTTTTCAAGGTGACCTccaaaacgagacatataaggctttcgccttaataaaacaCACATCGGCGCTCTAGCCCTGCCCGCTTTATCTCTGCTTATCGTCTTCAAAATCGGCCCAGCGTTCCACCTGCAGAAGTGCAAGTATGGAAAGATACTGCATTACATGCACGGCCGGTCAGCGGAATACGATTCGCTGACTTGAGCTGCTTTTTAACAGAGTAGCTAtttaagctcgaggttcggctacaaatcgttcgcagaatctcagccgttgcctagcaaccacttggcacagctccGCCTGACTCGCGCTGCGCCTAGCTCTtacgtcactatgcgtcgcctgGCAACCACCTGGCATATGTCTGCTCGCGGGCGCGCCACGCTGCACCGCTGCTTCCCGTACATCGCCAAGATTCCACAG
This genomic stretch from Dermacentor silvarum isolate Dsil-2018 chromosome 2, BIME_Dsil_1.4, whole genome shotgun sequence harbors:
- the LOC125943545 gene encoding titin-like, which gives rise to MSGSPSRPTPPSKPHSVIHEGVSISGVRVGSVLQGTRSQDRWLAPGRPCLGGHMSPGGAFALSASTSRSSGSNAALHRARGGRSELAAQDKIDATGSRSPPSRERSGSKIQAWRSFSAGSCNTCSGAHVRACRRVVNSGSEFQFSLASSKSLSSPDRSVLSTAFEPDDVSMPRRQGSTLSVHMSAPRSPAGSVEYACAVSPPSGANILPGSPLRKPVLETKVSARVVTTTVEMTPRAHTRAVMQRRSSIPTGTSSEVLKTDKREGQGRRSVTFTDGNLVATVPETSVRDGAAAAVPESKSEQPHDDSRLSEPKTVQPQHSEPRLGPPVAEAQGTVPEPSTAALLKPSFEPSELTSPRESAAAAIPESKSEQPRDDSRLVEPKMVQPQQPESLLGPPVAEAQETVPESSTEALLKPSSEPSELISPRESDAAAISVSKSEQPHDDSGLVEPKMVQPQQPEPLLGLPMAEAQGTVPEPSTEALLKPSSEPSELTSPRESAAAAIPESKSEQPHDDSGLVEPKMVQPQQPESLLGPPVAEGQETVPESSTEALLKPSSEPSELTSPRESAAAAILESKSEQPHDDSGLAEPKMVQPQQPEPLLKPPEAEAQETVPEQSTEAPLKPSSELSDLTEGTEMPLVPLTEGKGPTVASKRRRDLPSGHTAAMALVLQDESEEDATQRAAKSQPPPAEVAVMKEVPNTEVPAEEYYASAPAVKIGQLDSEPEYQPTDLLSRHDQDKTEATDVVITSPLLSTDQLQSRQERQKLDASALVEICKADRSIRAAHDETSQKTPIFAGPLFGPEEEEIPEETTKTALSSTTFAETSPSRQLKSEEGKESVQGVEPQSFEIQTSVKGSAHIEKLDNEVEAEAKRNQLISSQTEEPSLACEVAAAVENQAREEATFPSAAQVETKAPVEATAAEERGQPEAKADIQPPEITDDLSLQPRTTAGLIEGDSMNTEHAKPDETKPTAEGPVAAPCPLADISEDTKALVEIAEPQAEAKMTEEIQARTEEAAPAAAETAGQIETKPAVEATTVEERGMPEAKADIQPPGITGDLSLQPRVTVGLIEGDSAITEHTKPKETKPTAEGPVAAPCPSTDISEENRALVEVAEPQAEAKRTEEMQVPSPLTDISEDIKALVEVVEPQAEAKTTEERLALTEEAAPAAETAAQVETKPAVEATAAEERRESEAKADIQPPEITEDLSSTLAEHAKSEENKSTAEGPVAPPCSLADISESSKALVEVVEPQAKTTEEIQAPTEEAAPPAETAAQVETKPAVEATATEERGEPEAKADIQPPEITDDLSSTLAEHAKPEETKSTAEGPVAPPCPLADISEDTKALVEVAEPQAEAKMTEEIQARTEEAAPAAAETAGQIETKPAVEATTVEERGMPEAKADIQPPGITGDLSLQPRVTVGLIEGDSAITEHTKPKETKPTAEGPVGAPCPSTDISEENRALVEVAEPQAEAKRTEEMQVPSPLTDISEDTKALVEVVEPQAEAKTTEERLALTEEAAPAAETTAQVETKPAVEATAAEERRESEAKADIQPPEITEDLSSTLAEHGKSEENKSTAEGPVAPPCPLADISESSKALVEVVEPQAKTTEEIQAPTEEAAPAAETAAQVQSKLLVEATTAEERGEPEAKADIQPPEITDELPLHPMATGGLLEGDSTITEHAKPEECKATVEGPVARPSPLTDISEDTKALVEIVEPQAEAKTTEEMQAHTEEAAPAAGTAAQVETKPAVEATAAEERGEPEAKADIQPPEITDELPPHPMASERLLEGDSTITEHAKSEEGKTTAEGPVGAPCPLADISEENKALVEVAVPQAEAKAIEKDRAHTEEAAPAAETAAQVETKPAVEAAAAEERGEPEAKPDIQPPEITDELPPHPMATGGLLEGDSTITEHAKPEECKATVEGPVARPSPLTDISEDTKALVEIVEPQEEAKTTEEMQAHTEEAAPAAGTAAQVETKPAVEATAAEERARLRNMRSLKKPNQQWKGQLPHLVL